The genomic region gtgaactttatCTTTAAGCTCAGCTGCTTCGAACTAATCATTGCATCATCATTGCAAAATTATtcttatattaaatgtatattctgaaaaacaattacaaaacatttttttgaccttagatgcatttaaacctgttttaGGGgagtccaacacaatattaggacactttaaaagaCATATGACCTGCTCTATAAAGAGACACACAATTTTTTAAGCTTTCCATCATTTTCGGCAGGCACTAAAGAAGACAGTAAAGAAGCATTAACAGCAAAGCACACGCCCAAGAATTTTGCAGAACTAGAGCCGCCATCTAGACTGACCTGGTTTTGTACCATATTAAAGTTTCATGTTGCCGCATATTCCTGCTCTCCAAATAATTGGGGGAACTGACTCACTGTTTGCTGCAGGGCACCCATTTGTCTCCATCTCTTCCACAGTTCCCTTTTTCTGTCCCCTCTGTATTTAACTTCTCATAGCAGTGCTTCTCTGACCCTCCAGCCTCTGAGAAAACAGACAACAGCAAGAGGAAAAAATTAAAGTGAGACGgagaaagaaaaaagaggaaaaacaAGCGAGCATGTATTGAAAGACAGAGTGGGTGGattgcagttattttaaaatgcttttttggCAAGAACAGTTGATGCACTCTGAAGGCATCAGCATCACTCACTTGGACCCCAGATGTATTTGCACTGACTCTCCCGGGTCTTACATTCACCGCTGTAACAGCGACCCTGCAATAGCAGCAAACAAAATGTAAAGGGTTTGATTAAAAATAGTCTAAATGTTGTTCTGCCATGTATTTAAATAGCTTTAATAATATCTGACCTGATTAAGCTGACAAGAGTAGCCATCTTGCTTATGAAGATTAGGGGGGCACTGTAAGAATAACAAAGATTTTATAAGTataagtatttttaattttaatgataTTTATTGAGATTTACTTAATGGATATAGCAAGTGACAACTGGACTATCAAAGTTAGTCCTTCAGCCCTGCATAATGCATAATTTTTAGAAGTGTTAAAACTGCAGGCGGGCTGTCATTTAGTGAATAACATGCCTTCTGTTATGCCAGATAGTGAAGCTTGGGGGTGTATTGTGTGAAACGCCATCATCCCTGTGATTGTCATGTAGAAACTGTTGCATCTTCTGAATAAATTAGTGGCCCATTGTCAGAAAACGGTGCCAGTTGTGCTCTATTGTGTAGCCACGACTtactacaaatatgtgaccctggaccacaaaaccagtcttaagtcgctggggtatatttgtagcaatagccaaaaatacattgtatgggtcaaattattgatttttcttttatgccaaaaatcattaggaaattaagtaaagatcatgttccattaagattttttgtaaaattcctactataaatatatcaaaatgtaatttttgattagtaatatgcattgttaagaacttaatttggacaactttaaaggtgattttctcagtattttgattttttttgcaccctcagattccagattttcaaatagatgtatctcggccaaatatagtcctatcctaacaaaccatatatcaatagaaagcttgtttattgagctttcatatgatgtatacatctcagttttgtaaaaatttaaccttatgactcgttttgtggtccagggtcacatattatttataGGAAGAATCAGATACTGGATAGTATTAACACTCAGTTAACTTCCAGAATGTAAATTTCCTGAAAATTTTGATGTTCATGACtgtctttcttcagctgaaaagaaattgaggtttttgaggaaaacattccaagatttttctccatatattggacttcaacttggctttaaagggctctacatgatcccagccaaggaataagggtcttatctagcaaaatgatgggtcattttcaaagaaaaatacaaaatgtatatacttttttaaccacaaatgctcgtcttgcacttgCTTGATCTCAGCATtatgtagtcacattggaaaggtcacgcgcaacgtaggtggaagtaccgacacagtgtttacaaagcaaatgtgcaaagaaagttaaatgcctttacaaaaaaaaaggttgaaaGATTTTAAAGGTGTAGGAGACAATGAGCTTCAGTTTTTCGCCCTACTCCAccttttttatccaaagtacagatgaagaactaaccacgcatgtgacattttcaacatgattacataatgtgtgaagatgcgcatcgcagagctagtaaAAAgattagcatttgtggttaaaaattatatacattttctttTGTTAAGAAaacgaccaatcgtttcgctagataagacacgtattcctaggctgggatcgtgtagagccctttgaggtTCTATTGAAATGGCAATTTGGAACTTCAACCCACTGgtttccattgaagtccactatatggagaaaaatcctggaatgttttcctcaaaaaccgtaatttcttttcaactgaagaaagaaagacatgaacatcttggatgacatgggggagtgtaaattattaaaacgttaatttaaaggagaagttcacttccagaacaaaaatgtacagataatgtactcaccgccttgtcatctaagatgttaatgtctttctttcttcagtcatgaagaaattatgctttttaaggaaaacatttcaggatttttctccatatagtggacttctatggtgccctgagtttgaacctccaaaatacagtttacagtgtcctccactaatattggcacccttggtaaatatgagcaaaggtggctgtaaaaaataaatctgcgttgtttatcctttagatctttcattaaaaaaattcacaaaattcgaacctgtcattgaagtaaaacaatggaaactgGGGGGGAAAtcttattatgaaataaatgtttttctcgagttcacgttggccacaattattgccAATCCTTGAAATGTATCTGAGGAAAATAtatctgaagtatattcccattaatataaaattttttatataatatataaagtatatagtatataattttccagccatgactttctgttccacaggattataaatatgaggaacacaaagacCAAATTCCcctaatcatccatcacaaggagtaaaaccaaagaatgtagttctgatgtgcagaacaagtttgttgggcttcacaaaaaaagaaagtggctgtaaaaaaaaaagagctaaCGCATTGAAAATCCTCATTTCCACCATCAAGGCAATAATTAAGACATTCCAATCAactaaaaatgttacaaatctgcctggaagaggatgtgtgtctatatcatcctaatagATGGTGAAGAGGAGACTTTAAGGGGCCAAAGAcactccaaggatcacagctggagaattgcagagattatttgattatatttcttagggtcagaaagcctaaaaaaatgatcaaacagcccctacatcaccacatgttgttccagagggtttcaataAGAATtctcctggctcacccaaaaacaaggTTAGTCAGACAcgactggaacttcaaacaggactggcttctatggtcagatgaaacaaaaaaatgagctttttggcaacaaacccaccagatgggtttggtgcaaacagggataaaaagtaccccatgcccacggttaaaaatactgttgggtctttaatgttgtgggcctatttttctgccggaggtcctgaaCATCTTGTTCGgatacatggcatcatggattctGTCAAATACCAATGGATAAAAAATtgaaacctgactgcctctgttagaaatcttatatggGCTGTGGTTGGATCTTCtatcaggacaatgatccaaaacaaacataaaaatcaatacaaaaatgtgttactgagcacagaatgaagcttgtgCCATgaccgtcccagttccctgacctgaaccctgaaaaaactgaaactgaagagaagaagcaccaacatgaatctgggaatctgaaggatctggggagattctgtatgaaggaatggtctctgatctcttgtcagatgttctccaaactcattagacatagaaaactcagagctgttatttTGAGAAAAGGACGTtgaaataattgggtgccaataattgtggtcaatgtgaactagagaaaaacatttatttcataatgagacccCCCCCAGcttctattgttttacttcaatgaacggttagaattttgtgaattttttgaatgaaatatCTTAAGGATAAATGATGCAGAGGGCACtgtaaatgcggcttcaaacaatccTAAATGTGGTTGTAtctatctagcaaaacaatctttttttattattttaaacgcTCCTCTTGTCTtgtctgcatgaactctgtttttttccagttcaagacagttaagggtgtgagtagattatctgtacatttttgttctggaaaggAACTTCTATTTTAATTGGTAAATGTTAGTTTTTCAAGAAAATGTCAGAAAATTTGCCAAAAAATTTGCTACTCATTGCCATTACATTTTAATGGGGTACATAGAAAAGAAAATTGCTTTTACTGAAGTATGCTTTCAACATGTAGTTCTgtgaaaatgcttttctttctgtTCAACCCTTTAtactgtgaaaagcgctatacaaataaacttgaattgaattgaattgaattgaatcgaATACTGtgatattattaaatgttttaaaatttcaGATGTCATATTTTAATTACTGACATTAAAAACTAGAATAGAATTGAAAGAAATAGCAAGACCTGTCCCGAGTCTCCTGAACAAGTCTCTGATATGTCACAATCATTAACAGCATATCGACAGCTGTATCCGCGTGGGTAAAACTGAAAAAGATGCGGGGACAGGGATTGAGAGAAACAACTCATCAGTGCATTATAAGATACTCGGTTGTTGAGGATGGTGGGAGTTATGATGAATAATGAGGCAAAAGCAAAGTGTCTTACCAAGCATGTGCCGTTGCAGCAGGGGCCGTCACTGCAGTGTGCTCCATTAGACAAAGAACATTTTTTACAGCAGTCTTTATAGCACTCCTGCATGAACAGATCAAACATGTGCACACAGACCAAAAGTTATGCTATGCTATTGTCTGTATGGGAGTATgttttacagtcaaaccaaaaattattcagacaccagaaataatttttgatatttttttactagtgggtgcagaaaaCTATAGTTCTACAAAATAACGCGAAATAACGACGTATTAtaaccaaatattgtcatattttattaccatttcttaattatagcgaataaactgtgataatgtgggaAATGTTGAAGatttctgaataaattttggtttgactgtatgttaaaaaaaaaaagtgtttaccaTTCGGGCCCCACAGTCACACTCCTCTCCTACTTCCACATAACCATTTCCACATTCTGTAGCCTCAAAGAGCTGTCAACACAAAGCACAAGGTTTATCCAGCATCATGTCTAATATATGActgtaattactttttttaatttttgacagTCCGTCACAATACACGTGAGAACCGATGACAATTAATGTCACTGACATCAAACTTGCTTCAGAATTTCAATTTCGGCTTTCTGTTGCAGACCCCTGTTTTCTGTGGGTTGCAGGTACATGAACAGAACAAACAGAAAGCCACGTAGATCCAAAAATAGATTAGTAGGAGTGAAAAATCCAAAAATAGCACAAAACGCAGCATACATTAATAAAAAGTACGCACACCAAGAAAGCAGGATTTGCAAGAGAGTTACTTTTAGAATAGAGGTGACACTTCCCACTGtgtcttaaagaaatagttaTGAAAATAATGAGCATTTGCTGAAAACgttctcaccctcaggtcatccaagatgtatgaGTTTGTTTAtctaaacagatttggagaaatgtagcattacatccccttatgaaaaagaagtttattcaagtgtgctattagtatacgtcttttaaactaaaaacagGATAGTATACTTTAGTCTacttttttatgtacttctcagaaatatacttgaCAATTAAGTGTACTTGACTTACActtagaaaaagtcaaagaatccgtgttttcattgttatatgctAGGAGCGCTATTaccacatcttctgtacagaatttccaaaacacgagtgaagaagaaaccgaaacaacagatgcttccacatgtaatctagcacaatcatcagacataaaacagcattaaAACTGTGAAACGTTATGATATAAactgtcgacccatgaagaggtaataatgactgtcaagatttggggtgttgatcgacttcatctacgttttgattatcataaAGTATACTATCaatatacctataagttcactgtTAGTATAATTGCAGTACATACTAAaatatagatgtaaactagttgtatactcaaagtttactacttaAAAAGTATACTtctatatactagaaagtgggacAATTTAGTCCCCAGGAGTTTTGAAACAGTACACTAAAATGTATACTACTAGttcactgatatttgtatacttgcagtttcaaaattcttgtttatttttttttttgacatattagagtcaaaaaaGGGGAgaagggattttgggtatctaattttgtcaaaaaaaaaaaaaaacttacaacaTACAGGAAATGctatattatttacaattttttggggaataaaatgttgtataaaatcaagcaaattatatatgaacaaatccctctgtaaaaaccttcaggatatagacaggaataaaaatgtaatgtttggtgtgtgtaaggaCTAccaaagtggagatttatggctcagtctaggagaaaaaactcattttgagaaaatggcctttaaaaatatatattgtaattgaaatctattgacacaaataggtACAGTTCTATACAAGAagcacttaaaggaacactccactttttttggaaataggctcattctccaactccccccgagttaataagttggtttttaccgttttgaaatccattcagccattctcctgttctggcgatatcacttttagcatagcttagcatagatcattgaatcctattagaccaatagcatcgcattcaaaaatgaccaacgagtttcgatatttgtcctatttaattcttgactcttctgtagttatatgtGTACTAAGCCATAATAAAAGTTCATAGTACATGGTCCTCTTAAACCTTTGAATATATGATAGTCcatatacaaaaaaaagaaaaacagtccAATAAGAAAAATTccaaaaagattccaaaaatataaTCAAAAAAGGCAATAATTCATCATGCAACTCTGCAAACTCTAAAATCTCAAAAATCACTCTTGAAGAAGGCACAGCTTATTAATAGGCCTTTCCAGTATATTAGACTTTGTTTTGACCAGGACACGACGAACATATCCTCTTTTATCGGGTAAAGTCTTTAAACTATCATATATTCAAAGGTTTAAGAGGACCGTGTACTATGAACTTTTATTATGGCTCCTCTATATATGTAGGTATAATTGCCTAAATATCGTCAATTAAGGGGCCGGGATGTAGAAGCCATAAATGTTAATAATGTTGTTGTGTATACTGTCTCTTTTATAGGTTTATGTTGGTTGCATGTTTGTATGTATTTTCTGTGCTCCCCTAGTGGTAATGGCGATGAATGTCACCCCCCTTTGGGCATTTCCTGTGGGTGGCCATTTTAAACAGGATGTGGTGTGTTGGTGGGGGAAGGGAGACAGTTTTTTGACCTGCAGAGCAACCATCTTGGATTTAGCACCTTCTTGCttatttttcctttattttttgtTACAATAAACCATGTTTGAATCACTAAGTGTTTGAGCAGCGTCAATATCACTCTCCCACATGGAAGTGGTTAGAGATTTTGAATAAGAAGCCAatacaggctgagtggatttcaaaacggtaaaaatcaatttactaatttggggggagttggagaatgagcttatttccaaaaaaagtgaagtgttcctttaacagtgtttttttggatgttttctttccactagtctaaaaaaaaactttatgaaaaaccaaaaagcccaaaatctcaaacttgacaggtgcatgaaaaaaagcagtgtttttgcctgtagtgtctccctttaagtatacttaataaaataaacttgaactttacttaagtatacttaataaactCGAAGTGTACTTCATTTTGGTATGAGTCATTTGCTCAAAAGTGGAtgttctgcagtgaatgggtgccatcagaatgagataAAAAACATCCCAATAATCCAAGTAATTCACACaaatccagtccatcaattaacatcttgtaaagtcaAATGCTGCATGTTTGTATAAAAACAAATCCAATATTTAGCCATTTTACCCATCACTTCTGGTGAAATGAGTTTATAATCcatataataatgcttcctccagtaaaaatgttattaaaaaacccactgacatatttgttttaaactgttttggactgtttttgcttgtaaatgatgcttaatctgtgcatatttctcacctgattcagacaagatggcTTTTTCACTGGttaaagcaatattatggatagaagaCAACATCTTAATGAAATATTTATTCACTACAAACATGCAGATTTTTGCTTCACAAGCAAATAAGTTAATAATGGAGTAAAGTTTAATGAATCACTTGTGggttattgtggtgtttttatcagcagtttggaatCTCATTCTGATGGCCATTCCCATGgcttgtgggtgagtaaattttcagcaaactTTGTGGGTGAGTACGTAATcagaaaacttaaaattttgggtgaacaatttcattttaaaaaatgtaaagtaaTATTACGGATAGAGGACGTGTTTGCAGTTAAAAATGATACATTTAATGATACATTTGTTCACTGCAAACATGTAGCTTTTTGCTTCAAAAGATGTTAATAATGGAGTAAAGTCAAATGAAacacttgtggattattttggtgttttttttgtcagctgtttggactcctattctgacggcacccattcactgcaaaggatccattaatgagcaagtgatgtaatgctaaatttctccaaatctgttatgatgaagaaacaaactacatcttggatggcttgtGGGTGAATACACTTTCAGCAAACTTTAAATTTTGGATGAACAAtttcgtttttaaaaatgttaagtaatattatggatagaggatttgtttgaagttaaaaacagctTAATGATACATTTATTCACTACAAACATGTAGCTTTTTGCTTCAAAAGATGTTAATAATGCAGTAAAGTCAAATGAatcacttgtggattattttggTGGGGTTtttttgtcagctgtttggactcttattcaaAATCTGttatgatgaagaaacaaactatctacatcttggatggcttgtgggtcagtacattttcagcaaacttTAATTTTTGGTGAATGATTTCCTTTTTAGAAatgttaaataattgtttttattttcattcatttattaattggctggaaaaaaaaaataggtacAATTGTTAAAACTGTTTATAAAAAATCTGTATAAAAACAATTCTGCATTTGCTTTTGACTAAAATTTTcctcacaaataaaacaaaaattgtatTTAGTGAAAAAAATCTATGAAAAGTGCATTGTGAGGTGCtgactgtcaagctccaaaaaccaCATAAATGTGCCTTTATGAAAAACATGACATTAAAATTCACTGCAGTTATATATGCAGGTGAAAAAGTTTTTTGCATATCTTTGTGTGTTGTCCACACTATTCTTCAAGCCTACCTTGTTGGGTTTGTTAAACAGACATGAAGCACCACCTCTCAGAAGAAAGTTCCTGTAGTCAGTGATGCTGCATTTGGAAAACCTGCGTGGGTGTTGCACTCTGCGGAGGAGAACAGAGAAAAATAAACCTACGCAAATCAAAAAATATGACAGGAGCTAAAATGCCCGGCAGGTAGTCAGGAGAGGCTACAGAATAATGCGTGTGTTGAACGATACCCAGTGTCTTCCATTATACATCCCACCCATGAATCCATGCAGCCGCACTCCTCTGAGAGAACACAAGAGTGAGTGAGAAAGCCTGTGAGTTGactttaaaatctttttaaaattcTTACAGTAAACAAGTAAAAAATCCAGAAGTTTGACAGCAGGAGGTGAAACAAACTTACTCCTCCTGGTCACAGGATCCCACTGGATCCCCAGATTCTGTGCTAAGCTCTGAGAGAGGGAAGCAGCCATTGTCCATGTGCTGCCAAACTGAAAGAGAGGAACAGGAACAGCAGTGCATGACAGCAGCGCTAAGATGACACTTCATTTGTCATTTAGAATGACTCTAAGGTAAGGTTTTACAGTAAATTGCCTAGTCTGTCTACCCAGAATGCTGTGTGCGTCAGCCTTACCTCATTAACACCAATTCCTTTTCCTTTGGAACACACACCACCAATATATGCAACACCGCTCCGACCATAATGAAACGTCACATTCCTGCAAGCAGAAAAAGATCTTTTTCATTGTCACCACTTTCCCTTTTTCTGTAACCGTATTACCAAACAGCGCTATTTAGGTGAATTCTTGGGAAACTGTGTTTTCTGTAccagaaatgttcatttttttcatgagaaatcaaatttgccttgatcttcTGGCATATACAAGTGCggtaaaaagtttacaccccccttttaagaatctgcaaaatgttaattattttgccagaataagagggatcatacaaaatgcataaaaatcacataaaagatgtttacatatagcccacaagaattattaaattaatttaaattacctcattcaaaagtttacatccccttgattcttaatactgtgtcattacctgaatgatccacagctgtgtttttttttttgtttagtgacagttgttcatgagtcctgaacagctaaatgcctgctgttcttcagaaaagtccttcaggtcccacaaattctttggttttccagcatttttgtgtgtttgaaccctttccaacaatgactgtatgattgtgagatccatcttttcacacaactgaggcactcatatgaaactattacacaaggtttaaACACTTCAGAAGAAAAACCatgaactttttgaatttgaagatcagggtaaatttaactaattttgtcttctggaaaacatgtaactatcttctgaagcctctgaagggcagtacttaatgaaaaaaaattgatattaaggcaaaataaaaatgtacacatcgccattctgttcaaaagttttttgttCAAAAGAATTTGcaggaagaacagcaggcagtttaactgttaaggacaactatcattaaacaaaaaacacagctgtggatcaacaGTACTAAGAAGCAatagcattaagaatcaagtggatgtaaacttttgaacagggttatttttctaaatgtaactattattttttcttgtaaaCTTTATGTgaacacattttatgtgaaatatcttatacaggtcagtactaaataaacaataacatgcattttgaatgatccctcttattttggtaaaataatcaccattttgcagattctgaaagggggatgtaaacttttgacctcaactgtaagagGTCTTTGTATCATTATAACATCCTCCTCATTAtgaacaaagcatttatttaatcaagcttCAAAAATGGCTTGTTTGGAAGTGAAAAGAACGTTTGCTTTGACGCGTTCCGTTTAAACAGCTCGTTTGcatctttgtacagatatcagaaggatcccagTGTAAAAAAACAAGTGAATAGTTCATTTTTACTGGCATTCCAGATCATCTCTGAGGAATGTCCGGACTTCGGAGCATGCTGTTTTGTtttacaaagaaacatttgttaaaaGGTGAAGGGgaactagatctgactgcagctgcatcacaaacggtAAGTAAAATGATTTCATAATGCTCTGTCtggaaattattttttaattttgatcatgttgtcaaaacactcacatgcaatagCGAGGGGGTGGGGCGTTAATACTGTTCCTATGCAAtgacgttagccaatcataacagtggccgATTACAGAAAAGCCTTAAAAACGGATCGTTTCAGACAGGGTCAGACTGAGAAATTTTCCACATATTTCTTAGTTTTTTGTGCTTTATAAACATTAtaagtaaacctcaaggaacatattaaagtaatttaaaaaatctataaCCCAAGAGACTGCCACTCACGTGAAGAGGTGCACTGCATCAGCGTTGACGTTGATGTTCTGTTGTCTGTACTTTGAAAAATCTTTTAACATTTCCAATGGTTTCACGCTCAGCGGAATCCGATCCCTGTCACTCCAAATCTCCACAGCAACCAATACCACACGCGTATTCAGCTGCTCCTTAAAAATCTAAAAGAATATCATTCCGATTTTATCATTCCGAGTTGGGCGACTATTAGGGAAATATTTTACAGCCAAAAATAAGTAAACATACAGCGTCTACAAAGTTGACCACAGATTTGGCAAAGTTCCGGGTAAGCTTTTTATTCTTATGccttttaaactgtaaaaacaagaaaaaaggcAAATCAGTTTCAAGGTATTCTGAACATTTTTGACTCTGCAGTATGAAAAAAGTAAGGAAACATTTGATATTAAGTGCCCTCTAGTGGATATTTTCAACAAACCACTTACAATAATCAGTGCTTTGattaaaaactataaaaagaCTAAGCTTTAGACTAAGCTAAGACTAATTTATACAGGATGCTTGTAATGTGTTGTCTACAAACCCACCGTGTTGTGGTCAGCGACAATCATTATTTCCAGATACTTCATTTCCTCAAAAATGTTACGTggcatcttaaaaaaaaaaaaaaaaatcagttataCATTCAGAAAGCATAGTGTTTAAGTATAAGGTAGCACATGGAAACAACAGAGCACATGGAAACTGTTGAGAGTAATTTCTTACAGCTCTTTTCCTCCGTCTCTTTAACCAAGGCATACTAGCTAAAATACGTTTCTCCTCTTCTTTTTCCTCAACTGGGTCATCAGCAGCTGAGGGAAACAGACATGAAGGTAACCATGGAGATGAGGGTGTGGATATAATATCTCACCGTATATCTGTTACCAAGACCTTGGCACACTTACCCCAGTCACCTGGGACAGAGGTCACATGGAGCGATGACGTTCGACGTAAAGTGTGGGGTCGTGCTTCTGTTTCCTAAAAGGTACAAACGTGATGGCATTTGTAAACAGGCTGTTTACATAATGAAACCGAATAGGATAAGCTAAAACGATGCGATCTTACCACATTGTGAGTT from Garra rufa chromosome 12, GarRuf1.0, whole genome shotgun sequence harbors:
- the adam23a gene encoding disintegrin and metalloproteinase domain-containing protein 23 isoform X2 — encoded protein: MRLIFHLCLLASIFISVPSSLASTSTVSSSGQNEDLRDQHVFETPREATAATLANSTGRKTGEHQVTVTYPSRLIYYLNEESESTYHDLDTRAKNQAGDGQDVHLAQASFQLDAFGTTFTLDLTLNNDLLSSDYMEIHYEKDKPVLSRGGEHCYYHGRVRGKEDSRVALSTCNGLHGMFDDGNFVYLIEPLKQTHNVETEARPHTLRRTSSLHVTSVPGDWAADDPVEEKEEEKRILASMPWLKRRRKRAMPRNIFEEMKYLEIMIVADHNTFKRHKNKKLTRNFAKSVVNFVDAIFKEQLNTRVVLVAVEIWSDRDRIPLSVKPLEMLKDFSKYRQQNINVNADAVHLFTNVTFHYGRSGVAYIGGVCSKGKGIGVNEFGSTWTMAASLSQSLAQNLGIQWDPVTRRKECGCMDSWVGCIMEDTGVQHPRRFSKCSITDYRNFLLRGGASCLFNKPNKLFEATECGNGYVEVGEECDCGARMECYKDCCKKCSLSNGAHCSDGPCCNGTCLFYPRGYSCRYAVNDCDISETCSGDSGQCPPNLHKQDGYSCQLNQGRCYSGECKTRESQCKYIWGPKAGGSEKHCYEKLNTEGTEKGNCGRDGDKWVPCSKHDVFCGYLLCSNTGRIPRIGNLKGDVTPTTFNHQGRLVDCSGGHVLLDDDTDLGYVEDGTPCGPSMMCLERKCLPISSLNLTACPSGPSGRVCSSHGVCNNEATCTCDATWAGTDCSMHDPPKEPPVIEDPGPKVSVATNRLIGAVAGTILALGVIFGGTGWGIENVKKRRYDPNASAI
- the adam23a gene encoding disintegrin and metalloproteinase domain-containing protein 23 isoform X1, whose protein sequence is MRLIFHLCLLASIFISVPSSLASTSTVSSSGQNEDLRDQHVFETPREATAATLANSTGRKTGEHQVTVTYPSRLIYYLNEESESTYHDLDTRAKNQAGDGQDVHLAQASFQLDAFGTTFTLDLTLNNDLLSSDYMEIHYEKDKPVLSRGGEHCYYHGRVRGKEDSRVALSTCNGLHGMFDDGNFVYLIEPLKQTHNVETEARPHTLRRTSSLHVTSVPGDWAADDPVEEKEEEKRILASMPWLKRRRKRAMPRNIFEEMKYLEIMIVADHNTFKRHKNKKLTRNFAKSVVNFVDAIFKEQLNTRVVLVAVEIWSDRDRIPLSVKPLEMLKDFSKYRQQNINVNADAVHLFTNVTFHYGRSGVAYIGGVCSKGKGIGVNEFGSTWTMAASLSQSLAQNLGIQWDPVTRRKECGCMDSWVGCIMEDTGVQHPRRFSKCSITDYRNFLLRGGASCLFNKPNKLFEATECGNGYVEVGEECDCGARMECYKDCCKKCSLSNGAHCSDGPCCNGTCLFYPRGYSCRYAVNDCDISETCSGDSGQCPPNLHKQDGYSCQLNQGRCYSGECKTRESQCKYIWGPKAGGSEKHCYEKLNTEGTEKGNCGRDGDKWVPCSKHDVFCGYLLCSNTGRIPRIGNLKGDVTPTTFNHQGRLVDCSGGHVLLDDDTDLGYVEDGTPCGPSMMCLERKCLPISSLNLTACPSGPSGRVCSSHGVCNNEATCTCDATWAGTDCSMHDPPKEPPVIEDPGPKGPSATNLIIGSIAGAILMAAIVLGGTGWGFKNVKKRRYDPNASAI
- the adam23a gene encoding disintegrin and metalloproteinase domain-containing protein 23 isoform X3 produces the protein MRLIFHLCLLASIFISVPSSLASTSTVSSSGQNEDLRDQHVFETPREATAATLANSTGRKTGEHQVTVTYPSRLIYYLNEESESTYHDLDTRAKNQAGDGQDVHLAQASFQLDAFGTTFTLDLTLNNDLLSSDYMEIHYEKDKPVLSRGGEHCYYHGRVRGKEDSRVALSTCNGLHGMFDDGNFVYLIEPLKQTHNVETEARPHTLRRTSSLHVTSVPGDWAADDPVEEKEEEKRILASMPWLKRRRKRAMPRNIFEEMKYLEIMIVADHNTFKRHKNKKLTRNFAKSVVNFVDAIFKEQLNTRVVLVAVEIWSDRDRIPLSVKPLEMLKDFSKYRQQNINVNADAVHLFTNVTFHYGRSGVAYIGGVCSKGKGIGVNEFGSTWTMAASLSQSLAQNLGIQWDPVTRRKECGCMDSWVGCIMEDTGVQHPRRFSKCSITDYRNFLLRGGASCLFNKPNKLFEATECGNGYVEVGEECDCGARMECYKDCCKKCSLSNGAHCSDGPCCNGTCLFYPRGYSCRYAVNDCDISETCSGDSGQCPPNLHKQDGYSCQLNQGRCYSGECKTRESQCKYIWGPKAGGSEKHCYEKLNTEGTEKGNCGRDGDKWVPCSKHDVFCGYLLCSNTGRIPRIGNLKGDVTPTTFNHQGRLVDCSGGHVLLDDDTDLGYVEDGTPCGPSMMCLERKCLPISSLNLTACPSGPSGRVCSSHGVCNNEATCTCDATWAGTDCSMHDPPKEPPVIEDPGPKGPSATNLIIGSIAGAILMAAIVLGGTGWGFKVRV